AGCTGAGCTCGACCGGTCTGATCTTCCCATGGCGGTGAAGCAGCGTGACGCCCGAGGCGGATTCAACGCGCCCCTCGAACAGTCCCGCTTCAACCAGACGGCCGAGCTGAGCATCCACGTCGGGGCCGAACAGGCCATGGATAGGTTTACCGACATCGTCATGGCCCAGGAATTCGGTCAGCTCTGCTGCACTGTCGCTGATCAGATCAAACACCACACCTTCGTCGCGATCGACAAGCAGCCCGGCGACATTCGGACTGGTGCGTACACTCACCCGCAATGCCTCGATAAAACGTGCGGCCGGCGTCTTCGCGAGCCTCTTGAGGAGCTTTGACTGTATGTTCGGTGGCGGCTCAGAAACGCCGCGCTCCCACTGACTGACACTGGCTTGGCTAACGCCGAGCTGCAGGGCCAGGGCATCCTGCTTGATATCTTCGAAGTGCCGCAGTTCCTTGATTTTGTTGACCCAACTCATCAATAATATTCTTACTTAAATTATGGCCTCTGCGATACTTTCTGCCCGTCGGATACCACGAACTCCAGCGTTATTTTACTATATTTCCCTCATACGGGCTGCAATACATCGCCGGATCGCATCGCGCTGCATATTTGTTCCAGAAAGCCCGCACTGGTGACAACTTCCGGTGATCGAAACCAGGGCTGCCAGCGGATATCTCCCGGCAGTCGGCGGACATAAACCTGCCAGGTATCGAACCGCCGCTCATCGATCTCAGCCATCCCAGCCAGCACCAGATCACAGTGACGTGGATCACTGGCAATGCGCAAAAAGGTCTCGGTAATCCGCGCTCGAGGGCCCTCGAGTACCTGAATGAACATGTCATCGTCGACGACCAGAACGCCTGTGATGCCGCGCGCCGGATTATTGCGCCGGCCAGCCGCGAGAATATCCTCCAGCACTCTCCTGGCTGCCGGATCCGCCCCGACCTTCCAGGCCCGGCGACTGAAGAAAGTCAAACGGGATAACAGCATCAGTCAGCTGCGCCCGACCGGGTCGCAGCCAGAAAGCCATCGACCTGTTCTCGCAAGCGCGTCACGTCGCGCCGGACGGCACTGGCCTCGGAAGTGACGTCCGATGAGACTTCCGAGCACTGGCGCACGCTGATTTCAAGGCGGGCGGTAGCATCTACCCCGGCACTATTGCCCTTGGTCGCCTCATTGGCGCTGCGGACGATCTCACGGATTGCGCTTGATTGTTCCTCGATCGTCGCATTGATGCTGACTGACGCTTCGTCAACCGCTCTTATGGTATCCCGCATGCCCGAAATGGCATCACCCGCCGTCCGGGCGCCGTCCTGAACCGCGCTGATCTGCTGGCTTATACGTTCGGTAGCCTTTGCAGTCTGGTGCGCGAGGGATTTCACCTCGCCGGCCACGACCGCGAACCCGGCACCGGCCTCACCCGCGCGAGCGGCTTCAATAGTTGCATTGAGCGCGAGGAGATTCGTCTGCTCCGCGATCTCCTGGATCAGCCCCACAATTGTTCCGATTTCCCGGGCAGCCTCGGAAAGGTTCTCCATGTCGGCGCTGGCCACACCGACCTGGTCAACAGCCGAGCGGGCCCGCAGGCTTGTCTGATTCACTTGGCCCGATATCTCATCGACCGCGCCGCGCATCTGCTCGGCCGCAGCCACGACCGTCTGCACATTCTTCAAGGCCGAATCGGCCTCCCTTGCTGTCAGTGTCGCATCTTCCAGTGTGTGATCGACCGATTCAGCTACGTTGCCAGAGACGACGTCAAGTCGGTCCGATGTCCCTTCAAGATTCTCGAGAATTTCGGCAACACTCGCTTCCAGCCCGTCAGCGATTTCTTGCCTCGCCTTGCTGGCCCGGATATCGCCCGCTTCCAGATAGGTCGACAGGGCAAGCTCCATGTCCAGGAAGACCGCTCTAATGAGCGCATCGACCTTGGCTGCCGTGGCCTCAAACTGCTTGGTTCGTGATACCCGGTTCCGTTGGCCGGACTGGATCACGCCTCGCACCAGGGAGGAGGCGATACCGGCATAGCCGGCCACATAATAGCGAGGCTCCAGACCAATCTCGAAATGGACCTCGCCAATGCGCCGCACATTATCGAAGTATGCGGTGTCATATTCGCCCGACAGGATGCGCTGCCAGTGCTTGATCTGGTGTCGCTTCGCATGCGCGCGGTGGTCATCATTGCGAAACAACACATCCACTTCCGGAGCCCGGGACAGGGTGTTGTAGAATACTTCCAGCGCCTCTTCGAGAACCGGAGGCAACTCGGCCTGCATGGAGCGCAAGCTCTCGCGCGTGACCTCACCAACGCCAAATTCTTGCAGGCGACCGTCCATTGCTTTGCTAGCCAACGCCTATCCCCTTAAGTGAATTTGGAAAGAGATTGTGCCGCGTTAGTTAACGATATCTGAAAATCTCTAAAAACTTGGGTGAAAACAGAGGCTTATAATATTATAGTAGTAAGATTTCCTACAGATTATCTATTTGACGGCCGGGCCTGCAGGCACAAAAAAGCGCGGCACCCGAAGGTACCGCGCTCTCTGTTTGTTTAGCTCCGAAGAGCCCGTCATTGTCAGGCTTACGCGAAGCCCTTGAACTTGTCCTTGAAACGCGAAACGCGGCCGCCACGGTCCAGCAGGTGCTGGTTGCCGCCGGTCCAGGCCGGGTGCGACGTCGGATCGATGTCGAGATTGATCGTATCGCCTTCCTTGCCCCAGGTGGATTTGGTCTGGAAGGTGGTCCCGTTGGTCATCACGACATTGATGACGTGATAATCGGGATGAAGGTCCTTTTTCATCGGTCCGGCTCTCTCTTGTCCGCCGCGCCACGGGATTACGTTGCCCCGCACGCAGCTTATAAACTCAGGAGCGGGGCTAGTACCCGATGATCACCGCCAAGGCAAGCGGGCTCTGGAGTCACGCGCCCGACTCACAATTCGTGACTTGGGGATGATACCTGGGTGTGTATGTTTATACATACATCGGAGCGCCGACATGACCGACCGCAAATACCCATCAGCCGAGCGCCGCAAGCGCACCAACCTCACCGTCCGCGAGGATGTCATGGCCGAGGCCAAGGCGCTCGGCCTCAACACTTCCCGTGCCGCCGAAGCCGGCATCGAGGCCGCCATCCGCGAGGAAAAGGGCCGCCGCTGGCTGGAAGAGAATCGCGAGGGGATCAAGGCCTACAACGAGCACTATGAACGCGAAGGGCCGCTGCTACCGCCACCCTGGTGGGCGCAACCGGCGGACGATTGAGTGGCCCGCTTCGATGTCCACCCGGTCACGGGCGACAGCGTCTCACTGGTTGTCGATGTCCAGGCAGACATGCTCAACGACCTGCCAAGCCGGATCGTTGTTCCTTTGATCATGGTCACTCGCCTCGAGCGTCCGATACTGGCGCGGCTTGAACCAATCATCACCGTTGACGGACAACGGCATGTCCTGGCAACCGCCGCCCTGGGCGTGATGTCCGCCAGAGCCCTCCAAGCACCCGTCGCAAACGTGGAAGCCCGCCATCGCGACGACATTGTTAGCGCACTCGACTTCCTGTTTCAGGGCTATTGAGTGCGGCGGGACAAAGCAATAACGCCTAAGGCAGCGAACGGCGCCCCTCACGACGCTCGGCCCCATCGACCCGACGCTGCGCATCGGCCCCCTTCCCCATGAAATGGGGAAGGGAAAAGGGAAGAGCGCCCTCCCGTCAAAGAGTGCGCCCGGGCGCACACCCCGCCATAAATCACTTGCCGGGAGTTCGC
The window above is part of the Maricaulis maris MCS10 genome. Proteins encoded here:
- a CDS encoding helix-turn-helix domain-containing protein, which gives rise to MSWVNKIKELRHFEDIKQDALALQLGVSQASVSQWERGVSEPPPNIQSKLLKRLAKTPAARFIEALRVSVRTSPNVAGLLVDRDEGVVFDLISDSAAELTEFLGHDDVGKPIHGLFGPDVDAQLGRLVEAGLFEGRVESASGVTLLHRHGKIRPVELSLTSFRVPHSEVIVRLEVRIPTPTDQDPSEHTSSLKIVRDKLFSLKDLG
- a CDS encoding BLUF domain-containing protein, with product MLLSRLTFFSRRAWKVGADPAARRVLEDILAAGRRNNPARGITGVLVVDDDMFIQVLEGPRARITETFLRIASDPRHCDLVLAGMAEIDERRFDTWQVYVRRLPGDIRWQPWFRSPEVVTSAGFLEQICSAMRSGDVLQPV
- a CDS encoding globin-coupled sensor protein; translation: MASKAMDGRLQEFGVGEVTRESLRSMQAELPPVLEEALEVFYNTLSRAPEVDVLFRNDDHRAHAKRHQIKHWQRILSGEYDTAYFDNVRRIGEVHFEIGLEPRYYVAGYAGIASSLVRGVIQSGQRNRVSRTKQFEATAAKVDALIRAVFLDMELALSTYLEAGDIRASKARQEIADGLEASVAEILENLEGTSDRLDVVSGNVAESVDHTLEDATLTAREADSALKNVQTVVAAAEQMRGAVDEISGQVNQTSLRARSAVDQVGVASADMENLSEAAREIGTIVGLIQEIAEQTNLLALNATIEAARAGEAGAGFAVVAGEVKSLAHQTAKATERISQQISAVQDGARTAGDAISGMRDTIRAVDEASVSINATIEEQSSAIREIVRSANEATKGNSAGVDATARLEISVRQCSEVSSDVTSEASAVRRDVTRLREQVDGFLAATRSGAAD
- the rpmE gene encoding 50S ribosomal protein L31 encodes the protein MKKDLHPDYHVINVVMTNGTTFQTKSTWGKEGDTINLDIDPTSHPAWTGGNQHLLDRGGRVSRFKDKFKGFA
- a CDS encoding type II toxin-antitoxin system CcdA family antitoxin, with translation MTDRKYPSAERRKRTNLTVREDVMAEAKALGLNTSRAAEAGIEAAIREEKGRRWLEENREGIKAYNEHYEREGPLLPPPWWAQPADD
- a CDS encoding CcdB family protein; amino-acid sequence: MARFDVHPVTGDSVSLVVDVQADMLNDLPSRIVVPLIMVTRLERPILARLEPIITVDGQRHVLATAALGVMSARALQAPVANVEARHRDDIVSALDFLFQGY